DNA sequence from the Oxalobacteraceae sp. CFBP 8761 genome:
CCACACTTCGGCCGGCCGGATTCCAACACCGCGCGGCTACCGCGTGTTTGTCGATACCTTATTGACCGTCAAGCAACTCGATGAAACGACGGTTGGCGCCGAGCGCATGCGCCTGCCGCTGCAGCATCCGCAAAAGCTGATCGCCAACGCAGCCCAGATGCTTTCGTCGCTGTCGCAGTTTGCCGGCGTCGTGCAAAGTCCGCGCCGCGAATCGGTGTTCCAGCAGATCGAATTCTTGCGCCTGTCTGAAAAGCGCATCCTGCTCGTGATCGTCGATCCCCGTGGCGACGTTCAGAACCGCCTGCTCCTGACCGATGTCGACTACACGCCAAGCCAGTTGTCGCAGTCGGCCAATTACCTGAACCAGAACTTTGCCGGCCAGTCGTTCGACGGCGTGCGCCAACGCCTCAGTGGCGAACTGCGCCAGCTGAGCGACGACATGGGGCGCCTGATGCATGCGGCGGTCGAGGCCGGCAGCGAGGCCATGGCCGAGAGCGACGACGTGGTCATTTCCGGCGAGCGCAACCTGCTGTCGGTGACCGACCTGTCGTCGAATATGAGTTCGCTGCGCCAGATGTTCGAGATGTTCGAGCAAAAGACCGGCCTGATGCAGTTGCTCGACATGTCGAGCAAGGCCGGCGGTGTGCAGATCTTCATCGGCGGCGAATCGAACCTGGTGCCGATGGACGAGATGAGCGTGGTCACTGCACCGTACGCCGTCGATGGCCGGATCGTCGGCACCCTGGGCGTCATTGGCCCCACGCGGATGGCGTACGAGCGGGTGATTCCCATCGTCGACATCACCGCCAAGCTGCTGTCGAACGCACTCAGCCAGCCTTAACAGTTTTTTACTCTTGCCAAGACGCAAAAAGGGCGCACGGAAAATCCGATGCGCCCTTTTGCTGTGCAGCCTTGCCGGCTGCGAATAACTCAGCTTGCCTTGCGCGCCGCCTGGCACTGCGGGCAGCTACCGTAGATCGCCAGCGCGTGGTCGACGATCGTGTAGCCGTGGGTTTCGGCGATCATTTTCTGGCGCTGCTCGATTTCGTCGTCATAGAATTCTTCGACCCGGCCGCAGGTGACGCAGACGAGGTGATCGTGGTGCGAGCCGGCGTTGAGTTCGTAGATGGCCTTGCCGGTTTCGAAATGGTTGCGGTTGAGCAGGCCGGCCTGCTCGAATTGCGTCAGGACGCGGTAGACGGTAGCCAGGCCGACGTCCATGTTTTCAGCCAACAGGATCTTGTAGACATCTTCGGCGGTGAGGTGACGCACGGCGCTGTTCTGGAAAATTTCCAGGATTTTCAGGCGCGGGAGCGTGGCCTTCAGGCCGCTTGCCTTCAGGTCGGTCGGATTGTTACTCATGTTTGTTACTCGCATATTGGCGGAGTGCTTTATGATATAGCGTTTTGAAAGCTCCCGCTCGATTTGAGGTTACCTATGCGCGTCAAACAAGCCGTATCCCATCGATTTTCCGCCAAGGCGGTGCTGGCGGCAGGTCTCGTCTGCACGCTGACGCTGTCCGGCTGCGCGTCCTGGCGCAACCAGACCCGTCCGGCGCCACCGGTGGCAACGGACTCGGCGGCCACCGCGGCCGACGCCGACAAATCGGCCGCCATCGCCAATGCCGGCGCGCAGACCGTGCAGGCTTCGCGTCTGCAAAAGTTCCTGTGGATCTTCTCGCCTTATCGCCCGGACATCCAGCAGGGCAACTTCGTCTCGCAAGAGATGCTGAACCAGCTGAAAGCCGGCCAGACGCGCGATCAGGTGCGTTTCCTGCTCGGTTCGCCTTTGCTGCTCGATGCGTTCCACGCCGACCGCTGGGATTACCCGTTCTACCTGGCCCGTGGCAATGGCGAGCTGACCACCAGCCGCGTCACCGTGTTCTTCAAGGATGACGTGGTCGAGCGCTTCGAAGGCGGCAACCTGCCAAGCGAGCGCGATTACATTGACCGTATCGCCGGCCCCGCGAAGGTGCCGAGCAAGAAAGAAAAGCCGGAAAGCCGTCCGGTCGCACCGATCACGGTGACTGCCCCGGCAACCCAGCAGTAAGGATTGCCATGACGATGTTGAATATCGCCGTAGCCGGCGCCAGCGGCCGCATGGGCCGCATGCTGATCGAAGCCATCCAGTACGCACCTGACGCCCGCCTGGCCGGCGCCCTCGACATGCCCGGTTCGCCGTTCATCGGCCAGGATGCCGGCGCCTTCGGGGGCTTCCTCACTGGCGTGATGATCGAAGACAGCATCAAGCACGGCCTGCACAACGCCGACGTGCTGATCGACTTCACCCGCCCGGAAGGCACGCTCGCGCACCTCGCGTACTGCGCCGCCAACGGCAAGCAGATGGTGATCGGCACCACCGGTTTCGATGACGCGGGCAAGGCCGAGATCGCCGCCGCCGCCGAGAAGATCGGGCTCGTGGTCGCACCGAACATGAGCGTGGGCGTGAACGTCACGCTCAAGCTGCTCGAAATGGCGGCCAAAAGTTTTGCCGAAGGCTACGACATCGAAATCGTCGAAGCGCACCACCGGCACAAGGTCGATGCACCATCGGGCACCGCGCTCAAGATGGGCGAAGTGATCGCCGACGCCATCGGGCGCGACCTCAAGGAATGCGCCGTGTACGGCCGCGAAGGCGTCACCGGCGAGCGCGATCCGTCGACGATCGGCTTTGCCACCGTGCGCGGCGGCGACGTCGTGGGCGACCACACCGTCATGTTCCTGGGCACGGGCGAGCGCATCGAGATCAGCCACAAATCCAGCAGCCGCGTGACCTACGCACACGGCGCGCTGCGCGCCGCGCGCTTCCTGGCAGACAAATCCAACGGCCTGTACGACATGCAGGACGTGCTGGGCCTGAAAGCCTGATATGGCCGTTGCAGAACTGAACGGCGCCGCGATCGTCGACGAAGCGTCGTTTCATGCGCAAAGCCGGGCCGCCTTTGGCTTCCCAGCGTCGTATGCGAACAGTATCGACGCCTGGGTGGACTGCCTGAGCTACCTGCGCGACGACGAAAACATGACCAGCTTCCAGCTGGCGCCGGACGAAGTGCTCGAGATCGTACTCCGCGACGCCGCAGCCATGAAGGCCGCCGCGCCGGATCTGTTCGAGGAGCTGGCCTTTTGTATCGGCGGCATCAACGAGCGGTATGAAGATTATGGCGAAACGCCGGCACTGAAACTCGTGCTGCGCTGAATTACCCGGGGCAGCGTCTAGCGGACGCTGTCTCATTGCACCATCCTTCCTGCACCACGCCACGCCGTAGTGCAAAATCAACAGGTTATAATGACCGGTTCCATCTCCCACATTACGTCTGCAGAAATCATGCAAGAAAAATATAGTCCAGCCGAAGTCGAACAGGCCGCCCAGGCCTACTGGAAATCGATCGACGCCTATAAAGCCGTCGAACACGATCCGCGTTTCCCTAAGGGCAAGTATTACGCCTGCTCGATGCTGCCTTACCCATCGGGCAAGCTGCACATGGGCCACGTGCGCAACTATACGATCAATGACGTGATGTACCGCTACCTGCGGATGAACGGCTACAACGTGTTGATGCCGATGGGCTGGGATGCATTCGGCATGCCGGCGGAAAACGCGGCCATGGCCAACAACGTGCCGCCCGCCGAATGGACCTATTCGAACATCGCCCACATGCGTGGCCAGATGGAGTCGATGGGCCTGGCGATCGACTGGTCGCGCGAGATGACCGCCTGCAAGCCGGACTACTACAAGTGGAACCAGTGGATGTTCCTCAAGATGCTCGAGAAGGGCATCATCTATCAGAAGACCGGTACCGTGAACTGGGACCCGGTCGACCAGACCGTGCTGGCCAACGAGCAGGTCGTCGACGGCCGCGGCTGGCGTTCGGGCGCGCTGATTGAAAAGCGCGAAATCCCGATGTACTACGTGCGCATCACCGAATACGCCGACGAGTTGCTCGACCATGTCGACAACAAGCTGCCGGGCTGGCCCGAACGCGTGCGCACGATGCAGGCCAACTGGATCGGCAAGTCGACCGGCGTGCGCTTCGCGTTCCCGCACACGATCGCCGATGACACCGGCGCACCGATCGACGATGGCAAGCTGTACGTGTTCACCACGCGCGCCGACACGATCATGGGCGTGACCTTCTGCGCCGTGGCGCCGGAGCACGCGCTGGCCCAGCACGCGGCAAAGAACAACCCGGCGCTGCAGCAGTTCATCGCCGAGTGCAAGCTCGGTTCCGTGATCGAAGCCGACATGGCGACGATGGAAAAGAAAGGCATGCCGACCGGCCTGTTCGTCACCCATCCGGTCACGCAGGAACAGATTCCGGTCTGGGTCGGCAACTACGTCCTGATCACCTACGGCGATGGCGCCGTGATGGGCGTGCCGGCGCATGACGAACGCGATTTCGGCTTCGCCAAAAAATACAATCTGCCGATCAAGCAGGTCGTGGCCGTCGAAGGCCAGGAATTCTCGCTCGACGCCTGGCAGGAGTGGTACGGCGACAAGGACAACGGCCGCACGATCAACTCGGGCAAGTACGACGGTCTCGATTACACCTCGGCCGTCAACGCGGTCTCGGGTGAATTGGCAAGCCAGGACCTGGGCGCCAAGAAGGTCACGTTCCGCCTGCGCGACTGGGGCATCTCGCGCCAGCGCTACTGGGGCACGCCGATCCCGATGATCCACTGCGCCGAGTGCGGCATCGTGCCGGTGCCCGAAGCCGACCTGCCGGTCGTGCTGCCCGAGCACCTGGTCCCGGACGGCACCGGCAACCCGCTGAACAAGGACGAAGCGTTCCTCAAGTGCGACTGCCCGACTTGCGGCAAGCCTGCGCGCCGCGAAACCGACACGATGGACACGTTCATCGATTCGTCGTGGTACTACATGCGCTATACGTCGCCGGGTTCGAACGACGCGATGGTCGACGAGCGCAACGATTACTGGATGCCGATGGACCAGTACATCGGCGGCATCGAACACGCCGTCATGCACCTGCTGTACGCGCGCTTCTGGACCAAGGTGATGCGCGACTTCGGCCTGGTCAAATTCGACGAGCCGTTCGTGAACCTGCTCACGCAGGGCATGGTGCTCAACGAAACCTACTACCGCGAAGACGCATCGACCAAGAAGACCTGGTTCAATCCGGCCGATGTCGAGCTGACCTTCGACGACAAGGGGCGCCCGCAAAGCGCCGTGTTGAAGGCCGACGGCCAGCCGGTGGAAATCGGCGGCACCGAAAAGATGTCGAAGTCCAAAAACAACGGCATCGATCCGCAAGCGCAGATCGAGCAGTACGGCGCCGATACCGCGCGCCTGTTTACGATGTTCGCATCGCCACCGGAGCAGACGCTCGAGTGGTCGAACAGCGGCGTCGAAGGCGCCAGCCGCTTCCTGCGCCGCGTGTGGGCCTTCGGCTATGCGCAGCGCGCGCGCATTGCCGCCGCGCTGACCGGTGAAGTGCAGGGCACGCACACCGACGCGCAGAAAACGCTGCGCCGCGAAGTGCACAAGATCCTGCAGCAGGCCGACTACGACCTGAAGCGCATCCAGTACAACACGGTGGTCTCGGCGTGCATGAAGATGCTCAACACGCTCGAATCGGGCAAGCTCGATGACAGCGCAGCGTCCAACGCCATCATCGCCGAAGGCTTCTCGATCTTCCTGCGTTTGCTGAACCCGGTCGCCCCGCACATCACGCACGCGCTGTGGCAAGAACTTGGCTTTGCCGGTCTCCATGGCGACCTGCTCAACGCCCCATGGCCGGAAGTCGATCCACAGGCGCTCGAACAGTCCGAGATCGACATGATGATCCAGGTGAACGGCAAGCTGCGTGGTTCGGTCAAGGTCGCAAAGGATGCCGACAAGGCGACCATCGAAGCGGCTGCGCTGGCCAGTGAAGCGGTGCAGAAGTTCATCGAAGG
Encoded proteins:
- the hrcA gene encoding heat-inducible transcriptional repressor HrcA; this translates as MQLDHRAQTLLKALVERYIADGQPVGSRALSKLSGLELSPATIRNIMADLEDMGFVASPHTSAGRIPTPRGYRVFVDTLLTVKQLDETTVGAERMRLPLQHPQKLIANAAQMLSSLSQFAGVVQSPRRESVFQQIEFLRLSEKRILLVIVDPRGDVQNRLLLTDVDYTPSQLSQSANYLNQNFAGQSFDGVRQRLSGELRQLSDDMGRLMHAAVEAGSEAMAESDDVVISGERNLLSVTDLSSNMSSLRQMFEMFEQKTGLMQLLDMSSKAGGVQIFIGGESNLVPMDEMSVVTAPYAVDGRIVGTLGVIGPTRMAYERVIPIVDITAKLLSNALSQP
- the fur gene encoding ferric iron uptake transcriptional regulator gives rise to the protein MSNNPTDLKASGLKATLPRLKILEIFQNSAVRHLTAEDVYKILLAENMDVGLATVYRVLTQFEQAGLLNRNHFETGKAIYELNAGSHHDHLVCVTCGRVEEFYDDEIEQRQKMIAETHGYTIVDHALAIYGSCPQCQAARKAS
- a CDS encoding outer membrane protein assembly factor BamE encodes the protein MSGCASWRNQTRPAPPVATDSAATAADADKSAAIANAGAQTVQASRLQKFLWIFSPYRPDIQQGNFVSQEMLNQLKAGQTRDQVRFLLGSPLLLDAFHADRWDYPFYLARGNGELTTSRVTVFFKDDVVERFEGGNLPSERDYIDRIAGPAKVPSKKEKPESRPVAPITVTAPATQQ
- the dapB gene encoding 4-hydroxy-tetrahydrodipicolinate reductase; the protein is MTMLNIAVAGASGRMGRMLIEAIQYAPDARLAGALDMPGSPFIGQDAGAFGGFLTGVMIEDSIKHGLHNADVLIDFTRPEGTLAHLAYCAANGKQMVIGTTGFDDAGKAEIAAAAEKIGLVVAPNMSVGVNVTLKLLEMAAKSFAEGYDIEIVEAHHRHKVDAPSGTALKMGEVIADAIGRDLKECAVYGREGVTGERDPSTIGFATVRGGDVVGDHTVMFLGTGERIEISHKSSSRVTYAHGALRAARFLADKSNGLYDMQDVLGLKA
- a CDS encoding barstar family protein, with protein sequence MAVAELNGAAIVDEASFHAQSRAAFGFPASYANSIDAWVDCLSYLRDDENMTSFQLAPDEVLEIVLRDAAAMKAAAPDLFEELAFCIGGINERYEDYGETPALKLVLR
- a CDS encoding leucine--tRNA ligase, with the translated sequence MQEKYSPAEVEQAAQAYWKSIDAYKAVEHDPRFPKGKYYACSMLPYPSGKLHMGHVRNYTINDVMYRYLRMNGYNVLMPMGWDAFGMPAENAAMANNVPPAEWTYSNIAHMRGQMESMGLAIDWSREMTACKPDYYKWNQWMFLKMLEKGIIYQKTGTVNWDPVDQTVLANEQVVDGRGWRSGALIEKREIPMYYVRITEYADELLDHVDNKLPGWPERVRTMQANWIGKSTGVRFAFPHTIADDTGAPIDDGKLYVFTTRADTIMGVTFCAVAPEHALAQHAAKNNPALQQFIAECKLGSVIEADMATMEKKGMPTGLFVTHPVTQEQIPVWVGNYVLITYGDGAVMGVPAHDERDFGFAKKYNLPIKQVVAVEGQEFSLDAWQEWYGDKDNGRTINSGKYDGLDYTSAVNAVSGELASQDLGAKKVTFRLRDWGISRQRYWGTPIPMIHCAECGIVPVPEADLPVVLPEHLVPDGTGNPLNKDEAFLKCDCPTCGKPARRETDTMDTFIDSSWYYMRYTSPGSNDAMVDERNDYWMPMDQYIGGIEHAVMHLLYARFWTKVMRDFGLVKFDEPFVNLLTQGMVLNETYYREDASTKKTWFNPADVELTFDDKGRPQSAVLKADGQPVEIGGTEKMSKSKNNGIDPQAQIEQYGADTARLFTMFASPPEQTLEWSNSGVEGASRFLRRVWAFGYAQRARIAAALTGEVQGTHTDAQKTLRREVHKILQQADYDLKRIQYNTVVSACMKMLNTLESGKLDDSAASNAIIAEGFSIFLRLLNPVAPHITHALWQELGFAGLHGDLLNAPWPEVDPQALEQSEIDMMIQVNGKLRGSVKVAKDADKATIEAAALASEAVQKFIEGTPKKVIVVPGKLVNIVV